Within Natronoarchaeum mannanilyticum, the genomic segment CTGGCGCTGCCCGCCGGAGAACTCGTGTGGGTAGCGGTTGGCGTGGCTCGCGCTCAACCCGACCGTCTCCAGCAGTTCCTTCACGCGCTCGTCGCGGGTCTGGCCCTCGGCGAGCCCGTGGATGTCCAGCGCCTCGCCGACGATGTCGCTGATCGTCAGGCGCGGGTTGAGGCTGGAAAAGGGGTTCTGGAAGATGAACTGCAGGTCCTTCCGGTGCTCGCGCAGCTCGCTGTCCGACAGCTCGGTCAGGCTCTTCCCGCGGTAGTAGACGTCGCCCTCGGTCGGCTCCTCGAGCTGCAGTAGCGTCCGCCCGAGCGTGCTCTTCCCGCAGCCGCTCTCGCCGACGAGGCCGAGCGTCTCGCCCTCGCGGATCTCGAGGTCGACGCCGTCGACGGCTTTGACCCACTCGCGGCCGCCGAGCAGGCGATCCAGGAAGCCGGAATCGTTCGAGTAGTACTTCGTGAGTCCGTTCGCGCTGATCAAGGGTTCGTCACTCATCGAGCTCACCTCCGTCGCGGTCGGAAGCACTCGCTCCCGACAGATCGCCGCCGTCGGTGTCGATACCGGTCGGGTCCGCCTTCCCCGCGTCGGCACCGCGCCCCGGTCGATCGCGCGGGTCGGCGCCGCGGATCTCGACCTCGAAGTCGAGGTCGCCCTTCAGTTCGCCGGTGTACTCCAGGCAGGACGCCACGTGCTGATCGTGGTCGGCCGGGTCGAACGCCCCGCCCGTCTCGGTATCGACCAGCGGCGGCTCGTTGCGGACGCAGGCGTCCTCGGCGTACGGACAGCGCGGGTGGAAGTCACAGCCCGGCGGCAGTTCGATCAGGTCCGGCATCGTGCCGGGGATCGTCTGTAGCCGCTCGCGCCCGTCGCCGATCCGCGGGATCGACCCCATCAGCCCCGCGGTGTAGGGGTGTTTGGGATCGTAGTACAGATCCTCGACGGGAGCCGTTTCGACGGCACTGCCGGCGTACATCACCATCACGCGGTCGCAGATGTCCGCGATCACGCCCAGGTCGTGGGTGATCATCTGGATCGCGGTGTCGAACTCCTCGGCCAGATCCTTGAGCAGTTCGAGGATCTGGGCCTCGATCGTCACGTCGAGCGCGGTCGTCGGCTCGTCGCAGATCAGCAGGTCCGGGTCACACGACAGTGCGATGGCGATCACCGCGCGCTGTTGCATCCCGCCGCTGAACTGGTGTGGGTAGTCCGAGTAGCGCTCCTCGGCGTCGGGGATACCGACGGTTTCGAGCATCTCGATCGCCCGCTCGCGGGCAGCCTCCTCGTCGTAGTCGAGGTGGTGGCGGATCGCCTCGGCGACCTGCTCGCCGACGCTGTAGACGGGGTTGAGCGCTGTCTCGGCGTCCTGGAACACCATCGCGATCCGGTTGCCTCGCAGCTTGCGCATCGCGTCGTCCGGCGCGCGCAGCAGTTCGAGGTAGCGTCGGTCGCCGTCGTGGACGACGAAGTCGTCCTCGGCGATCAGCCCGGCTTCGGCGCCGAACCCGCCGTCGAGGATGTCGTCGAGGTCGATCGCGCCCTCGGCCGCCAGTTCCGACGGCGGGACGTCCTCGTGTCGGTCGTCGCCGGTGAGCTGGGCGCCGCTGACGTCACGGTCGTCCAGCCGCGCGGCGGCAGTCTCGACGTCGTGATTCGTCCGGACCGCGCCGAGATCGACGATGTTGTCCGGGTACTCGGACTCGAATCGGTCGACGGCGTCGTCGGCGCGGAAGCGGATGCTCCCGCTCTCGATCCGGCCGGGGTACTCAAGCAACCGCATCAGCGAGAGGCTGGTGACGCTCTTGCCGGCGCCGCTCTCGCCGACGACGCCGAACGTCTCGCCGGCCTCGATCTGATACGAGAGGTCGTTGACGGCCTTGACGACACCGTCCTCCGTGTAGAACCGGACGTTGAGGTCCTCGGCTTCGAGCAGCGCCATCTACCGGAACCCTCCTTCGGTGCCGCCGCTCTCGCTTTGGGGGTCGAACGCCTCGCGGACGCCGTCACCGACCAGGTTGATCGCCATCACGAACGCGAAGATCGCCAGGCCGGGGAAGAAGGTGATCCACCACTGGCCGCGGTGGAGCGTCTGCTGGCTGTTCGAGAGCATGCTCCCCCACTCGGCGCTCGACGGCGGGAGCCCCAGACCGAGGAAGCCGAGCGACGCCGCCGCCAGCACGACGCTGCCGATCGAGAGGGTCGCCTGGACGATCACCGGCGCCATCGCGTTCGGCACGATGTGCCGGAAGATCACGGACCGGTCCCTCGCCCCGAGGGCCTTCGCGGCGGTCACGTACTCGTTTTCTTTGACGCTGAGG encodes:
- a CDS encoding ABC transporter ATP-binding protein → MALLEAEDLNVRFYTEDGVVKAVNDLSYQIEAGETFGVVGESGAGKSVTSLSLMRLLEYPGRIESGSIRFRADDAVDRFESEYPDNIVDLGAVRTNHDVETAAARLDDRDVSGAQLTGDDRHEDVPPSELAAEGAIDLDDILDGGFGAEAGLIAEDDFVVHDGDRRYLELLRAPDDAMRKLRGNRIAMVFQDAETALNPVYSVGEQVAEAIRHHLDYDEEAARERAIEMLETVGIPDAEERYSDYPHQFSGGMQQRAVIAIALSCDPDLLICDEPTTALDVTIEAQILELLKDLAEEFDTAIQMITHDLGVIADICDRVMVMYAGSAVETAPVEDLYYDPKHPYTAGLMGSIPRIGDGRERLQTIPGTMPDLIELPPGCDFHPRCPYAEDACVRNEPPLVDTETGGAFDPADHDQHVASCLEYTGELKGDLDFEVEIRGADPRDRPGRGADAGKADPTGIDTDGGDLSGASASDRDGGELDE